The following proteins are encoded in a genomic region of Phragmites australis chromosome 9, lpPhrAust1.1, whole genome shotgun sequence:
- the LOC133928644 gene encoding abscisic stress-ripening protein 2-like: MAHHFLSKHNKAGEAEPTKVAAGDWRKEEKHHKHMEQLGQLGAVAAGAYAMHEKHKAKKDPKHAHSHKIKEGVAAAAAVGSAGFALHEHHQKKDAKKHRLHGHHH, translated from the exons ATGGCACACCACTTCCTCAGCAAGCACAACAAGGCCGGCGAGGCCGAGCCGACCAAGGTCGCCGCCGGCGACTGGCGCAAggaggagaagcaccacaagcaCATGGAGCAGCTCGGTCAGCTTGGCGCCGTGGCTGCCGGAGCATACGCGATG CACGAGAAGCACAAGGCCAAGAAGGACCCGAAGCACGCGCACTCGCACAAGATCAAGGAAGGggtcgccgccgctgccgccgtcggCAGCGCCGGCTTTGCCTTGCACGAGCACCACCAGAAGAAAGACGCCAAGAAGCACCGCCTCCATGGACACCACCATTAG
- the LOC133927995 gene encoding uncharacterized protein LOC133927995, translated as MRCGGGDRFGGGRWLVTQCGGGDEMLGVGGWPVTQCGGGGGWLVGGDNDSASHERHEEKKDPEHVGRHKVEEAVAAAADLYAFHEQHEKEEAKEHKKCHHLV; from the exons ATGCGATGTGGTGGCGGCGACAGGTTTGGGGGAGGCCGGTGGCTGGTGACACAatgtggcggcggcgacgaaaTGCTTGGGGTAGGCGGGTGGCCGGTGACGCagtgtggtggtggtggcggttgGCTTGTGGGAGGTGACAACGACAGTGCCTCG CACGAGAGGCACGAGGAGAAGAAGGACCCGGAGCACGTAGGGAGGCacaaggtggaggaggcggtggcggcggccgccgaCCTGTACGCGTTCCACGAGCAACacgagaaggaggaggccaaggagcaCAAGAAGTGCCATCACCTCGTCTGA